In Bacillus sp. KH172YL63, one genomic interval encodes:
- the tpx gene encoding thiol peroxidase, producing the protein MANITFKNNPVTLLGNEVKVGDKAPDFTVLANDLSEVTLNDSKGKVRLVSVVPSIDTGVCDAQTRKFNEEATKFDNVEVLTVSVDLPFAQKRWCGANGIENVQTLSDHRDLSFGEAYGVHIQELRLLARAVFVINSNDEVTYVEYVSEATDHPDYDAAVEAVKNAK; encoded by the coding sequence GTCACACTATTAGGTAATGAAGTGAAAGTAGGGGACAAAGCTCCTGACTTTACCGTGTTAGCTAATGATCTGTCGGAAGTCACGCTGAATGATTCCAAGGGCAAGGTGCGTTTGGTGAGTGTCGTTCCTTCCATCGATACAGGCGTGTGTGATGCACAAACACGCAAATTCAACGAAGAAGCTACGAAGTTTGACAACGTGGAAGTATTGACGGTTTCTGTGGATCTTCCATTCGCGCAAAAGCGCTGGTGCGGAGCGAACGGCATCGAGAATGTCCAAACGCTTTCCGATCACCGCGACCTTTCTTTCGGTGAAGCATACGGCGTTCACATCCAGGAGCTTCGTCTATTGGCACGTGCCGTATTCGTGATCAACAGCAACGATGAAGTGACATATGTGGAATATGTAAGCGAAGCGACTGACCACCCGGATTACGATGCTGCAGTCGAAGCAGTGAAAAACGCGAAATAA